A window of Halopseudomonas sabulinigri genomic DNA:
CTTGGCCGGCTGCGGTGTGGGTTTGCTGCTCGGGACGCGTTTGGCTAGTGCCGTTTTCAGCTCGCACCCCAAAACCAGCAGGGTGTGTAAGCAGACTCCGACGATACTGAAGCTAAGCGCCCAGATGGCAAAGGGAGCGATGCGGCTGTCGATCAGCAGGGCGCTGAACGGCACACAGGCGGCAATGATCAGCAGTGCAGAGCCCAGTAAGGCAATAGCGCCTGGGAGGCCTGTGCAGGCTTGGTCGCGCTGGTTGAATTGCTGCAGGTTGATAAGGCCAGTGAGCAAGGCAAGCAGGCCCAGGTGGTCAATCGGGCTGTTTTCGGTCGCGAACGGGATTATGCTGTAGAGGCCAGCGAGCAGAGCCGCCAGACCGATGGTCAGATGCAGATAACGAAGGATTTTCAAAATGTTCACCCTGAATACTTAGATGGTAATGCTGCGAAAAACGACAATGTGGCGGCGAGTTGGTTGGTTTAGCCGCGCCGCACTCTAACCTGAATTTCGCTTTGCTACCAAGGTATATCAGGGATGGCTGGCGGCACCTGGGCCGCCAGCGGTTGTGGCTCAGCCTTCCAGCAGGCTACGCAGCATCCAGGCCGTTTTTTCGTGGGTCTGCATGCGCTGGGTCAGCAGGTCGGCAGTGGGTTCGTCGTGGCTTTCGTCGCAAGCAGGGAATATCGAGCGTGCCGTGCGCACACAGGCTTCGTGGCCCTCTACCAAGAGCTTGATCATCTCTTTGGCCTCAGGGACGCCATCTTCTTCCTTGATTGAGCTCAGCTCGACAAACTGCTTGTAAGTGCCGGGTGCGGGAAAGCCCAGAGTACGGATGCGTTCGGCGATATCGTCAACCGCCAGCGCCAATTCGTTGTAGTGGGTTTCAAACATCAGGTGCAGGGTCTGAAACATTGGGCCTTTAACGTTCCAGTGAAAGTTGTGGGTCTTCAGGTAGAGGGTGTAGGTGTCGGCCAGCAGGTGTGACAAGCCGTCTGCAATTTTTTCGCGATCCGTTTCGGTAATGCCGATATCGATTTTCATCATGGCTCCTTGGTGGTCTTGACTCTGTTGGATGAATCGCCTGCCGCCCAGATATAGGCCCAGGCGGTACAGGGCAGGTTCTAACGTGTGTACTAGTCAGATCGGAAAACTGTGCGTCAGTTCCGGTAGGGGCCACTATTTTGTCCGGCCGGTGCCCGGCCTGGCCTGGCAGTGGTGGCGCTTAAATGTGACTGCCAGCATGGGGCGGCGCTTATGACTCCCAATGGTGGCGCGTTTTCGGGTATATTATGCCGTTTTTATCCGGGCGCCTGTCTCGGCGGCTATAAATCAGTGCCGTCGGATATGTCCATTTTGCCGATCACAGGAAGCACCACACCATGATGCGTACCCATTATTGCGGCCAGCTGAACGAAACGCTGGCAGACCAGGAAATTACTCTTTGCGGCTGGGTTCATCGCCGTCGCGATCACGGTGGGGTGATTTTCCTGGATATCCGCGATCGTGAAGGCCTGGCTCAGGTGGTGTTCGACCCTGACCGCGAAGATACCTTTGCTGTGGCGGACAGCGTGCGCAGTGAGTATGTGGTGCGGGTACGGGGTAAGGTGCGTGCGCGTCCTGCCGGCGCAGTGAATCCGAACATGGCGTCGGGCGCTATTGAAGTGCTGGGCTATGAGCTGGAAGTGCTAAATCAGGCAGAAACGCCTCCTTTCCCACTCAATGAGTACTCTGATGTCGGCGAAGAAACCCGCCTTCGTTATCGTTTCATCGATCTGCGTCGTCCGGAAATGGCGGCCAAGCTGAAGCTTCGTTCGCAGATCACCAGCAGCATTCGCCGCTATCTTGATGAAAACGGCTTCCTTGATGTGGAAACGCCGATCCTGACCCGTGCCACTCCGGAAGGCGCGCGCGATTATCTGGTGCCCAGCCGCACCCATCCTGGCCATTTCTTCGCGTTGCCGCAGTCGCCTCAGTTGTTCAAGCAGTTGCTGATGGTCTCCGGGTTTGATCGCTATTATCAGATCGCCAAGTGCTTCCGCGATGAAGACCTGCGCGCTGATCGTCAGCCCGAGTTCACGCAGATCGATATCGAAACCAGTTTCCTGGATGAAGCCGATATCATGGGGTTGACCGAAGGCATGATTCGTCAACTGTTCAAGCAAGTGCTGGACGTGGAGTTGGGCGAGTTCCCGCACATGACCTTTGCAGAGGCCATGCGTCGTTATGGCTCTGACAAACCTGATCTGCGTAACCCGTTGGAACTGGTAGACGTCGCGGATCAACTGGCTGGCGTCGAGTTCAAGGTATTCAGTGGTCCGGCAAACGATCCCAAGGGCCGAGTTGCAGCGCTTCGCGTGCCGGGCGGGGCCAGCATGCCGCGTAAACAAATTGACGACTACACCAAGTTTGTTGGTATCTACGGCGCCAAAGGCTTGGCTTACATCAAGGTCAACGAGCGCGCCAAGGGGCTGGAAGGCTTGCAGTCGCCGATCGTCAAATTCATTCCTGAAGATAACCTTGAGGTGATTCTGGATCGTGTGGGCGCGGTTGATGGCGATATCGTCTTCTTCGGTGCCGACAAGGCCAAGGTCGTTTCAGAGGCGCTGGGCGCGCTGCGCATCAAGCTGGGCACCGATCTGGAGCTGCTGACCTGTGAATGGGCTCCGCTCTGGGTTGTCGATTTCCCGATGTTCGAAGAGAACGACGATGGTTCGCTATCGGCGCTGCACCACCCCTTCACGGCGCCGAAGTGCTCGCCCGAAGCGCTGCAGGCGGAACCGGCGACTGCGCTGTCGCGCGCCTATGACATGGTGCTCAACGGCACCGAGCTGGGTGGCGGCTCCATTCGTATTCACCGTAAGGAAATGCAGCAGGCAGTATTCAATATTCTGGGTATCAGCCCGGAAGAACAGCAGGAGAAGTTTGGCTTCCTGCTCGATGCGCTCAAGTTTGGCGCGCCGCCACACGGTGGTCTGGCCTTCGGTCTGGATCGTCTGGTGATGCTGGTGACTGGCGCGCAGTCGATTCGTGAAGTGATCGCCTTCCCGAAAACCCAGAGCGCCGCGTGCGTGATGACCCAGGCGCCCGGCCTGGTCGACAACAAGGCGCTGCGGGAGCTGAGCATTCGTCTGCGCGAGCAGACCAAGGTCGAGTAATAGGTAAACCTGCCCCGTCGCTGATGGGGCAGTGCAAGGCATTCCGGATACTGGAGTCGAGGTTTATGGCCGGTCATTCCAAATGGGCCAATATCAAGCACCGCAAGGCCGCGCAGGATGCCAAGCGGGGCAAGATTTTCACCAAGCTGATTCGTGAGCTGACGGTAGCAGCCAAGGTAGGCGGCGGCAATCCGGCGGATAATCCGCGGTTGCGCACGGCAGTGGACAAGGCGCTGGCGGCCAACATGACCCGCGATACGGTTGATCGTGCCATCGCCCGCGGCGCCGGCAGCAACGACGCCGACAATATGGAAGAGCTGACCTACGAAGGTTACGGCGCCGGCGGCGTTGCTATTCTGGTGGAGGCAATGACCGATAATCGTAATCGTACGGTCAGCGAGGTGCGCCATGCTTTCAACAAGTGCGGTGGTAACCTGGGGACCGATGGGTCAGTAGCCTATCTGTTTACCCGGCGTGGGCAGATTACCTTTGCACCTGGCATTGATGAGGACGCCCTGATGGAGGCGGCTCTGGAGTCCGGGGCTGAGGATGTTGTTGGCAATGAGGACGGCTCCTTCGAGGTTTTTACGCGCTTCGAAGAGTTTGGCGCGGTCCGCGATGGCCTGGAGGCGGCTGGCTTTGTCGGTGAGTCAGCCGATCTGGCAATGATCCCCAGTACCACCGCTGAGCTTGATCTGGATACGGCGGAAAAGATCGTTCGCTTGGTGGATATGCTGGAGGACTTGGATGATGTGCAGAACGTCTACTCCAATGCCGAGATCAGCGACGAAATCTTGGAGCAGCTCGGCTGATCCTGGCGTAGACTCTGACCCGAGGGGAGGCTGCTGCCTCCCTTTTTTATAGCAAACTCTTTTATGGTAACCGCTCTGGTCTGAAGACGCTTCGGATGGGCGACATTGGATGGCAGAGGCAGCGGCGCAATGGCAGTGATTCTCGGGATTGATCCCGGTTCGCGTATTACCGGCTTCGGCATCGTGAAGCTCCAGGCGGGGCGCTGTGAGTACGTTACTTCCGGTTGTATTCGGTTGGGTGACGGCCCTTTTCCGGATCGCCTGCAAAAAATCTTCCAGTACCTGAGTGAGCTGATTGCTCAGTATCAACCCACTGTCGTCAGTATCGAGCAAGTGTTTCTGGCCCGTAACCCGGATTCGGCCTTGAAGTTGGGGCAGGCGCGCGGGGCTGCTATCGTCGCGGCTGTCAACGCGGGACTGGCGGTGAATGAATACAGCGCTCGGCAGGTAAAGCAATCGGTGGTCGGGACCGGCGCGGCCGACAAAAAGCAGGTGCAGCATATGGTGGCTCAGCTGCTGGGGTTAGGCGGTACGCCGCAGGCCGATGCAGCGGATGCGTTGGCTATCGCGCTCTGTCACGCGCACCTGAGTGGCGTGCAGCAACAGCTGGGTAACGCGGCGCTGGCGATGCGCTCCGGGCGGTTGCGTCGACGTTGAAACCAAATAAGTGGGTATAACAGGAGAACAGCTGAGTGATAGGTCGACTGACCGGTGTCTTGCTGGAGAAGCAGCCGCCGCATATTGTGTTGGACGTGCAGGGCGTGGGCTATGAACTCGATGCACCCATGAGCACTTTCTACCTGTTGCCGGCGTTGGGTGAGCGCGTAACCCTGCACACCCATATGGTGGTGCGCGAGGATGCTCAGCTGCTCTACGCTTTTGCCGACAAGCGTGGCCGCGAGCTGTTTCGCGAGTTGATTCGGCTCAACGGTGTTGGGCCCAAGCTGGCCCTGGCGCTGATGTCGGGCATGGATGTGGACGAGTTGGTCATGGCGGTGCAGCACCAGGACGTCACTGCGCTGGTCAGGGTGCCCGGGGTCGGTAAAAAGACTGCCGAGCGTCTGTTGATCGAACTGCGCGACCGGTTCAAGGCCTGGGAGGCCGCCCCGGGCAGCCTGCCGTTGGTTACCGGAGCGCCGACCACTACCGCGGCCAAGCCTAGCGCCGATGCCGTCAGTGCGCTGATTTCTCTGGGCTACAAGCCGCAGGAGGCCAGCAAGGCTGTCTCTGCTGTTGATGAAGCCGGACTCTCAAGCGAAGAGTTGATTCGCCGTGCACTCAAGGGCATGGTGTAAGCAGCCCGCACGACCCACCACGATGGACATCGCATGCTTGAAGAAGACCGTTTGATTGCCGCTACCCCGCGGCAACAGGAAGAGGTGATTGATCGGGCGATTCGCCCGCTCAAACTGGCCGAATACATTGGCCAGCCGGCCGTGCGCGAGCAGATGGAGCTGTTTATCAAGGCCGCCAAGGGGCGCGGCGAAGCGCTGGATCATGTGCTTATCTTCGGCCCGCCGGGCCTGGGCAAGACAACTCTTGCCAATATCATTGCCCAGGAAATGGGTGCGAAGATCAAAAGCACCTCCGGGCCGGTGCTGGAGCGTGCTGGCGATCTGGCCGCGCTGCTGACCAATCTGGAAGCCGGGGACGTGTTGTTCGTTGATGAAATCCATCGTCTTTCACCTGTGGTAGAGGAGATTCTCTATCCGGCGATGGAGGACTACCAGCTCGATATCATGATTGGCGAAGGTCCCGCTGCGCGTTCCATCAAGCTGGACTTGCCCCCGTTTACCCTGGTGGGCGCCACCACCCGCGCTGGCATGCTGACCAATCCACTGCGTGACCGTTTTGGTATTGTGCAGCGTCTGGAGTTCTATGGTGTTGATGATCTGGCAACTATTGTCGGGCGCTCGGCCGGCATTCTCGGCCTGGAAATGGATCCGGCCGGAGCGCGTGAAATTGCGCGCCGCTCACGCGGCACGCCGCGTATCGCCAACCGCCTGTTACGCCGTGTGCGGGACTTTGCCGAAGTACGCAGCCAAGGGGCGATTACCCGCGAAGTCGCTGACAAGGCGCTGAATTTGCTGGATGTTGACGAGCAAGGTTTTGATCATATGGATCGGCGCCTGCTGCTGACCATGATCGACAAGTTTGACGGCGGTCCTGTGGGTATAGATAACCTGGCCGCCGCCATCAGCGAGGAAAGGCACACTATCGAGGATGTGCTGGAGCCCTATCTGATCCAGCAGGGCTTTATTATGCGCACGCCACGCGGGCGGGTGGTAACCAGGCACGCCTACCTGCATTTCGGCCTGAATCTGCCGAGCCGCATGGCGCCCTTGTCGGCTGACCTGTTCGACGACCCGGCGGCGCCGGATTCCCCCTGAAAAAATATTTTACAAATAGCGAGTTTGCCCACTATGCAAAACGTCAACTTGGCTCTACATTATGCGCGTTGAACGTCCAGGGCCGCCATTCGTGCTGAAAGCCCGCGTCTACTTTGAAGATACCGATGCCGGTGGCATCGTCTACTACGTTAATTATCTTAAGTTTATGGAGCGTGCGCGGACGGAGCTGGTCCGCACTCTTGGGTTTGATCAAAGTGCTTTGCAAAGAGAGAACGTCATCTTTGTTGTGCACTCTGTGACGGCACGCTACCACGCGCCTGCTCGACTCGATGATGAACTTGTCGTCTCTGCGGCTGTCTTGGAAACCAAGCGTGCAAGTATTCGCTTTCGCCAGCAAGTTACTCGGGCGGATGGCGACTTGCTGTGTGAAGGCGAGGTTCTGGTGGCGTGCGTCAGTGCTGACCGTTACCGGCCGCGGGCGATACCTGAGAGCATGCGCACCGCCTTTGAAAACTGGGCGCAAGCCGATAAAGACGTAGGGAACCCATGAGTAAGCGAGGAGTGGTAAAGCGTGCAAGCTGATCAAATGTCGATGTGGCACCTGATTTCAGGCGCTAGCGTGCTGGTGCAACTGGTCATGCTGACGCTGTTGACCGCATCCATTGTGTCATGGGTGATGATTTTTCAACGCAGCAGTTTCATGCGTTCGGCGAAAAGCTCGCTGGATGACTTTGAAGATCGCTTCTGGTCCGGCGTTGACCTGTCTCAGTTGTACCGCCAGGTCACCGGGTCGCCGGATGAAGACTCGGGGCTGGAGCAGATTTTCCGTGCCGGCTTCAAGGAGTTCTCTCGCATGCGTCAGCAGTCCGGGGTCGATCCGGATGCGATCATGGATGCGGTACAGCGCTCCATGCGTGTAGCTATTTCGCGCGAAGAAGAGAAGCTTGAGCAGCACCTGCCGTTTCTGGCAACAGTAGGCTCGACCAGCCCCTATGTCGGCTTGTTCGGCACGGTCTGGGGCATCATGAACTCGTTTCGCGGCTTGGCTACGGTACAGCAAGCTACCCTGGCAACGGTTGCGCCAGGTATCGCTGAGGCGTTGATCGCCACGGCCATCGGTCTGTTCGCAGCCATCCCGGCGGTGGTTGCCTATAACCGTTTCTCTGCGCGTTCGGAAATGCTGATTGGCCGTTACTACACCTTCGCAGAAGAGTTTTCCAGCATCCTGCATCGCCGCGTTCACTCGCGCGATGAGTAAGGTGGAGTAGTTATGTCGATGCACATGCAGGGCCGTCGCCAGAAGCGCAAACCGGTCGCCGAGATGAATGTCGTGCCTTACATCGACGTCATGTTGGTGTTGCTGGTGATCTTCATGGTGACCGCACCCATGCTGAACCAGGGCGTCAAGGTCGATCTTCCACAGGTGTCCAGCGAGGTGCTGCCTTCGGACAGCAATCAGCAGGTGCTGACGCTGTCGGTACTGGCTGACGGCAGTTATTACTGGAATCTGGGCGAAGCCGTAGATACCGAGAATCAGACCGACAGTGCCGTGTCACTGGAGGCAATGACCGAAGGCGTGACCAAAATCATGCGCGCCAAGCCGGACACCCTGGTGTATATCCGCGGTGACAAGGCAGCAAACTACGGTGTGATCATGACCGCGATGGGCGCGCTGCAGCAGGCTGGTGTGCCGAACGTTGGCCTGATCACAGAGGCGCCGTGAATACGCCAGAGAACCGCCGGCGGGTAGATACGCCCGGGCGTTATTCAGCGCCGTTGCTGAAAGCCCTGGCGGTGCATTTGGCAGTCGCCATTTTGTTGTTTGCCTCGTTCGCGACTGCGCCCAGCTTTGAGCCGGCCAGGCCGATTGTGCAGGCGACCCTGGTGCAACTTGACTCGATGAGTCCGGCGACCACGCAGACCGACCAGAAGATTGCTGGCGAAGCGCAGCGCACTGCTGCACAGCGCCATGAAGCTGAAGAGCTGGAGCGCAGGAAGCAGGAGCAACAACAGCAGGAACAAAAGCAAAAGCAGCAAGAGGCTCAGCGCGCCGCGGCAGAGCAGGCGCAGAAGGCGCAAGAGCAGGAACAGAAAGCCGCCGAAGCAGCGGCCGCTGATGCAGCCAAGGCAAAGAGCGAGGCTGAAGCAAAAGCCAAAGCGGAAGCTGAGGCCCAGCGCAAGGCGGCGGAAGTCGCCGCCGCGAAGAAGCGCGAAGAGGCAGAGCGCGCTGCCGAGGCAGAGGCAGCGAAAAAGCGTGCTGAAGCAGAAGCGGCCCGCAAAAAGGCGGAAGAAGAGGCCAAGCGCAAGGCGCAGGCCGAAGCAGACGCGAAGCGCAAAGCCGCGGAGGCGGCAGAAGCGAAGAAACGTGCCGAGGCTGACGCTGCCCGCAAGGCACAGGAAGATGCCAAAGCCAAGGCGTTGGCTGATCTGCTTGCGGACGAAACGCAGTATCAGCAGGCGCAGGCGGACCGACCTGGGGATCAGGTGGCAGCCAGTTATGATGACGTAATTCGTCGTTACGTGAGTGAGCAGTGGCGCAGGCCGCCGACCGCACGTAACGGCATGGTGGTTGAGGTTCAGTTGAGCATGTTGCCTACGGGGCAAATTACCGACGTGGTGGTCACCCGCTCCAGCGGCGACCCCGGGTTTGATCAATCCGCGGTGCAGGCCGTTCGAAATGTGGGCCGAATCCCGGAAATGCAGACGCTATCGCGCGATAATCCCGCAGCATTTGACCGTATGTACAGACAACGGCTGTTGCGCTTCAAACCAGAGGATCTGGCATTCTGATGAAACGATTCACGCAAGCATTGATTGCAGTGATTGCACTGTGTACGGCGCAACTGACGTTGGCACAGGATGCGATTGAAATTACCAAGGGTAGCGATAAGGCCACGCCGATCGCGGTAGTGCCTTTTGGCTGGCAAGGTAGTGCACCCTTGCCGGAAGACCTGGCGCAAATCAGCGCTAACGATTTACGCAATACCGGCATGTTCGCGCCTATGGAGCGCAACAATATGCTGAGTTACCCGGTCCGCGCAGAAGAAATCAATGCGCGCGATTGGAAAATGATCGGCGTGGATTACGTGGTCGTCGGGCAGGTTAGCAATCAGCCTGGAACAGATCGCTACGAGCTGAACTACAGTCTTTACAGCATCCTGCGTGAGCAGGTTTTGCTGGCCAAGACGGTGAGCGGTACCAAGGCGCAATTGCGTGACATGGCCCATCACCTGAGTGACGAGGTGTTCGAAGAGATTACCGGCATAAAGGGTGCGTTCAACACCAAGCTGCTGTATGTGGCTGCAGAGCGCTTCTCCGCCGATAATACGCGCTACACACTGCAGCGCTCGGATTATGATGGTGCGCGCGCCTCTACCTTGTTGCAGTCACGCGAGCCGATTCTGAGTCCGTCTTATGCCCCGGACGGTCAGCGTATTGCCTATGTGTCTTTTGAGTCGCGTCGTCCGGAAATCTATGTGCATTACATCCAGACCGGTCGCCGCGAGCGTATTACCAATTTTGAAGGCCTGAACGGAGCGCCCGCCTGGTCGCCAGATGGCAATCGCCTGGCCTTTGTACTGTCGCGAGACGGGAATCCCGAGATTTACGTGATGGATCTGGGCAGCAAGCAGCTGCGTCGCATCACCAACCACTTTTCGATCGATACCGAGCCAAGCTGGATGGATAACAGCACCATCGCCTTTACCTCGGATCGCGGCGGCAAGCCGCAGATTTACAAACAGAACATTAATGGTGGCTCCACTGAGCGCCTGACTTTTGTTGGTAACTACAACGCCAACGCAAAACTTTCCGTGGATGGGCGCACCATGGTGATGGTGCACCGCCAGGAAGGTTACCGTAATTTTCAGATTGCTACTCAAGACCTCAAACGGGGCAATCTGAGGGTTTTAACAGAAACGTCTTTGGATGAGTCGCCTACTGTCTCACCCAACGGCACTATGTTAATTTATGCTACCCGTCAACAGGGACGGGGCGTACTCATGCTGGTATCGACAAATGGTCGTGCACGCTCGGAAATTCCGACGCAGTTCACAGACCTGCGCGTACCGTCATGGTCCCCTTACCTGCCATAGGGCGCACCAACACTAAACCATATGGGGTTAATAGGAGTTCATGATGGAAGTTATCAAGTTCGGTAAAATGGCTGCTCTGGTTGTCGCGTTCGGCGTTGTTGTAGGTTGTTCGTCCAAAGGCGGCGACGCTTCCGGCACTGGCGCAGTTGATCCTAACGCCGGTTACGGCGCAGGCACCTCTGGCGCAGGTATGGACAATGGCGTAAGCAGCGAAGAAGCCGCTCTGCGCGCCGTTACCACTTTCTACTTTGAGTACGACAGCTCCGAGCTGAAGCAGGAAGCCATGCGCTCCCTGGACGTTCACGCCAAGGATCTGAAGTCTGCTGGCAACCGCGTTGTTCTGGAAGGCCACACTGACGAGCGCGGTACTCGTGAGTACAACATGGCTCTGGGCGAGCGTCGTGCTGCTGCCGTTCAGCGTTACCTGGTACTGCAAGGCGTTTCTCCTGCCCAGCTGGAACTGGTTTCCTACGGCGAAGAGAAGCCTGCTGCTATGGGTTCCAGCGAAGAAAGCATGGCTCAGAACCGTCGCGTAGAGCTGCGCAAGTAATAGAAGAGGTCTTATGAAAGGTTTCAGAGGAGTAGTATTCGCCTGTTTGCTGGCGCCCCTCGGTGCTCTGGCGCAGGTGCCGGTGTCAGAAGGTGGCTCGGGTAACTCCGGCACCAACTATCCGGGCTCCTCTGTAGCCCCTCAGACCACGGCTGGCCTTTCCAGTGAAGGCCAGTTGTACCAACAGCTGTATCAGCTGCAGCAGGAAGTCACCATGCTGCGTGGTCTGCTTGAAGAGCAGGGCTACAAGCTGAAGCAGATGGAGCGTGACCAGCTGGACCGCTACGAAGATATTGACCGTAGGCTCTCCAGCAATAATTCCCCTGCACCCGCAGCCGATTCGGCTGTGGGTGGCGCTGCGCCGAGCGCGGCGACCGCACCGCCGGCCGATAATGCCAGCTCCGCCCAAGGCGCAGCTCCGGCCGACCCGGAACGAGAGAAGCTGCTTTACGACGCGTCCTTTGATCTGGTCAAAGCGCGTGAATTTGATAAGGCCGCCCAGGCTTTCACCGCCTTCCTGCGCCGTTACCCTGACAGTCAGTACGCGGGTAATGCCCAATACTGGCTGGGTGAGGTATATCTGGTGCAGTCCGACCTGGAGTCCGCAGGCAAATCGTTTGCGCAGGTTATCAGTCGCTACCCCAACCATCGCAAGGAATCCGATGCGATGTACAAGCTGGGTGAGGTTGAGCGCCGTCTGGGCCACGATGACAAGGCGCGTGACCTGTTTCAGCAGGTCGTCAGCAAGTATCCAGATTCCTCTGCGGCGCAGCTGGCTGGCCGCGAGTTGAACAATCTGAACTAAGTCTCCGTGCAGCGGCGCCCGCCGCTGCAATCGTTATACCTTCCCGGGAGTTACCGGCATGAACCCTTCGCCGTCGCGCGGCAAAGCCGTGGTGTTATTGTCCGGTGGCCTGGATTCCGCGACAGTATTGGCGTTGGCCCAGGCCGAAGGTTATCAGTGTTACAGCATGAGCTTCGATTATGGCCAGCGGCATCGTGCTGAACTCGACGCGGCCAAGGCGCTGGCACGCGCCGCCGGAGTTGTAGAGCACAAGGTCATCGGGCTCGATCTCGACGGCATGGGTGGCTCCGCGCTGACCGACAGCACGCTGGCAGTTCCAGAGCAGCCGCAACCCGGTATCCCGGTGACCTACGTCCCTGCGCGCAACACGGTGTTTCTCGCCTTGGCGTTAGGCTGGGCTGAGGTGCTGGATGCGCAGGATATCTATATTGGGGTGAATGCGGTCGACTACTCCGGTTATCCTGATTGTCGGCCTGAATTTGTCAGTGCCTTCGAGCAGCTTGCCAATCTGGCA
This region includes:
- the tolA gene encoding cell envelope integrity protein TolA, whose protein sequence is MNTPENRRRVDTPGRYSAPLLKALAVHLAVAILLFASFATAPSFEPARPIVQATLVQLDSMSPATTQTDQKIAGEAQRTAAQRHEAEELERRKQEQQQQEQKQKQQEAQRAAAEQAQKAQEQEQKAAEAAAADAAKAKSEAEAKAKAEAEAQRKAAEVAAAKKREEAERAAEAEAAKKRAEAEAARKKAEEEAKRKAQAEADAKRKAAEAAEAKKRAEADAARKAQEDAKAKALADLLADETQYQQAQADRPGDQVAASYDDVIRRYVSEQWRRPPTARNGMVVEVQLSMLPTGQITDVVVTRSSGDPGFDQSAVQAVRNVGRIPEMQTLSRDNPAAFDRMYRQRLLRFKPEDLAF
- the ruvB gene encoding Holliday junction branch migration DNA helicase RuvB → MLEEDRLIAATPRQQEEVIDRAIRPLKLAEYIGQPAVREQMELFIKAAKGRGEALDHVLIFGPPGLGKTTLANIIAQEMGAKIKSTSGPVLERAGDLAALLTNLEAGDVLFVDEIHRLSPVVEEILYPAMEDYQLDIMIGEGPAARSIKLDLPPFTLVGATTRAGMLTNPLRDRFGIVQRLEFYGVDDLATIVGRSAGILGLEMDPAGAREIARRSRGTPRIANRLLRRVRDFAEVRSQGAITREVADKALNLLDVDEQGFDHMDRRLLLTMIDKFDGGPVGIDNLAAAISEERHTIEDVLEPYLIQQGFIMRTPRGRVVTRHAYLHFGLNLPSRMAPLSADLFDDPAAPDSP
- the tolR gene encoding protein TolR, which gives rise to MQGRRQKRKPVAEMNVVPYIDVMLVLLVIFMVTAPMLNQGVKVDLPQVSSEVLPSDSNQQVLTLSVLADGSYYWNLGEAVDTENQTDSAVSLEAMTEGVTKIMRAKPDTLVYIRGDKAANYGVIMTAMGALQQAGVPNVGLITEAP
- a CDS encoding cold-shock protein, whose amino-acid sequence is MKILRYLHLTIGLAALLAGLYSIIPFATENSPIDHLGLLALLTGLINLQQFNQRDQACTGLPGAIALLGSALLIIAACVPFSALLIDSRIAPFAIWALSFSIVGVCLHTLLVLGCELKTALAKRVPSSKPTPQPAKPTGSRGDKRESGTVKWFNTNKGFGFISRDSGSDIFVHFRAIQGDGQRFLQEGQRVSYVVAEREKGLQAEQVEIIG
- the tolQ gene encoding protein TolQ, whose product is MSMWHLISGASVLVQLVMLTLLTASIVSWVMIFQRSSFMRSAKSSLDDFEDRFWSGVDLSQLYRQVTGSPDEDSGLEQIFRAGFKEFSRMRQQSGVDPDAIMDAVQRSMRVAISREEEKLEQHLPFLATVGSTSPYVGLFGTVWGIMNSFRGLATVQQATLATVAPGIAEALIATAIGLFAAIPAVVAYNRFSARSEMLIGRYYTFAEEFSSILHRRVHSRDE
- a CDS encoding YebC/PmpR family DNA-binding transcriptional regulator, translated to MAGHSKWANIKHRKAAQDAKRGKIFTKLIRELTVAAKVGGGNPADNPRLRTAVDKALAANMTRDTVDRAIARGAGSNDADNMEELTYEGYGAGGVAILVEAMTDNRNRTVSEVRHAFNKCGGNLGTDGSVAYLFTRRGQITFAPGIDEDALMEAALESGAEDVVGNEDGSFEVFTRFEEFGAVRDGLEAAGFVGESADLAMIPSTTAELDLDTAEKIVRLVDMLEDLDDVQNVYSNAEISDEILEQLG
- the ruvA gene encoding Holliday junction branch migration protein RuvA; protein product: MIGRLTGVLLEKQPPHIVLDVQGVGYELDAPMSTFYLLPALGERVTLHTHMVVREDAQLLYAFADKRGRELFRELIRLNGVGPKLALALMSGMDVDELVMAVQHQDVTALVRVPGVGKKTAERLLIELRDRFKAWEAAPGSLPLVTGAPTTTAAKPSADAVSALISLGYKPQEASKAVSAVDEAGLSSEELIRRALKGMV
- a CDS encoding Dps family protein, which codes for MKIDIGITETDREKIADGLSHLLADTYTLYLKTHNFHWNVKGPMFQTLHLMFETHYNELALAVDDIAERIRTLGFPAPGTYKQFVELSSIKEEDGVPEAKEMIKLLVEGHEACVRTARSIFPACDESHDEPTADLLTQRMQTHEKTAWMLRSLLEG
- the ruvC gene encoding crossover junction endodeoxyribonuclease RuvC, whose protein sequence is MAVILGIDPGSRITGFGIVKLQAGRCEYVTSGCIRLGDGPFPDRLQKIFQYLSELIAQYQPTVVSIEQVFLARNPDSALKLGQARGAAIVAAVNAGLAVNEYSARQVKQSVVGTGAADKKQVQHMVAQLLGLGGTPQADAADALAIALCHAHLSGVQQQLGNAALAMRSGRLRRR
- the aspS gene encoding aspartate--tRNA ligase, translated to MMRTHYCGQLNETLADQEITLCGWVHRRRDHGGVIFLDIRDREGLAQVVFDPDREDTFAVADSVRSEYVVRVRGKVRARPAGAVNPNMASGAIEVLGYELEVLNQAETPPFPLNEYSDVGEETRLRYRFIDLRRPEMAAKLKLRSQITSSIRRYLDENGFLDVETPILTRATPEGARDYLVPSRTHPGHFFALPQSPQLFKQLLMVSGFDRYYQIAKCFRDEDLRADRQPEFTQIDIETSFLDEADIMGLTEGMIRQLFKQVLDVELGEFPHMTFAEAMRRYGSDKPDLRNPLELVDVADQLAGVEFKVFSGPANDPKGRVAALRVPGGASMPRKQIDDYTKFVGIYGAKGLAYIKVNERAKGLEGLQSPIVKFIPEDNLEVILDRVGAVDGDIVFFGADKAKVVSEALGALRIKLGTDLELLTCEWAPLWVVDFPMFEENDDGSLSALHHPFTAPKCSPEALQAEPATALSRAYDMVLNGTELGGGSIRIHRKEMQQAVFNILGISPEEQQEKFGFLLDALKFGAPPHGGLAFGLDRLVMLVTGAQSIREVIAFPKTQSAACVMTQAPGLVDNKALRELSIRLREQTKVE
- the ybgC gene encoding tol-pal system-associated acyl-CoA thioesterase, whose translation is MRVERPGPPFVLKARVYFEDTDAGGIVYYVNYLKFMERARTELVRTLGFDQSALQRENVIFVVHSVTARYHAPARLDDELVVSAAVLETKRASIRFRQQVTRADGDLLCEGEVLVACVSADRYRPRAIPESMRTAFENWAQADKDVGNP